Proteins co-encoded in one Micropterus dolomieu isolate WLL.071019.BEF.003 ecotype Adirondacks linkage group LG19, ASM2129224v1, whole genome shotgun sequence genomic window:
- the LOC123957478 gene encoding putative protocadherin beta-18, whose amino-acid sequence MLFKLMTPFYVRMGDKGFSALRPVLCFASFIVTLHLVNGDLSYSIPEEMKRDSVIGNIAKDLGLDLRTLSSRKVRVDFEGTRKRYCDINLSTGDLITSERIDRESLCGKKPSCVVKVDVVLENPLELHRLSLHIQDVNDNSPQFNDDLIEMEIGESADKGNRFSIEEAHDADIGQNAVQRYNLQKNDNFILAVDSSKVELVLENTLDREKQRELNLLLTALDGGSPQRSGTVVIHVTVLDANDNAPVFNQAVYKTSLPENSPPDAIVISVSATDADEGVNGDVTYQFGHVSDEDVNVFSIDPKTGEIRVPGPIDFEDRSSFEIRVKAKDGLGLTSYAKVIIDVTDINDNAPVIYLKSLSDPIPENASPGTEVGIINVQDRDSESNGQVRCSIQQNAPFKLVPSIKNYYSLVTTGQLDRELVSDYNITITATDEGSPPLSSSKTVQLSVADINDNPPVFEEQSYSAYVAENNKPGSTLCSVSARDPDWRQNGTVIYSLLPGEVNGAPVSSYLSVNGDTGVIHAVRSFDYEQFRSFKVHVMARDNGSPPLSSNVTVSVFISDVNDNSPQILYPAPEGNSFMTELVPKAAHGGSLVSKVIAVDADSGQNAWLSYHIVKSTDPGLFTIGVHSGEIRTQRDISESDSMKQNLIVAVKDNGQPSLSATCSMYLLISDNLAEVPELKDISYDEKNSKLTSYLIIALVSVSTFFLTFIIIILGVRFCRRRKPRLLFDGAVAIPSAYLPPNYADVDGTGTLRSTYNYDAYLTTGSRTSDFKFVSSYNDNTLPADQTLRKSPSDFADLFGESDGEVGVMFFS is encoded by the exons ATGTTGTTCAAGCTGATGACACCTTTTTATGTCAGGATGGGAGACAAAGGATTTTCAGCGCTTCGTCCGGTTCTCTGCTTCGCTTCCTTTATTGTAACGCTGCACCTCGTTAATGGAGATCTGAGTTATTCTATTCCAGAAGAGATGAAACGCGACTCGGTTATTGGAAATATAGCCAAGGATCTCGGTCTGGATCTGAGGACCTTATCTTCACGAAAGGTCCGTGTTGATTTTGAGGGAACTCGTAAGCGGTACTGTGATATCAATCTGAGTACCGGAGATTTGATCACATCAGAGAGAATTGACAGAGAAAGCCTTTGTGGAAAGAAACCGTCGTGTGTTGTGAAAGTAGATGTGGTGTTGGAAAATCCTCTGGAGCTTCATCGACTAAGTCTTCATATTCAAGATGTAAATGACAACTCGCCACAATTCAACGATGATTTGATTGAAATGGAAATAGGCGAGTCAGCTGACAAGGGTAACCGCTTCTCCATCGAGGAGGCCCATGACGCAGATATAGGTCAAAATGCTGTTCAAAGGTACAACCTTCAAAAGAATGACAACTTCATTCTCGCTGTTGACAGCAGCAAGGTTGAACTCGTGTTAGAGAATACACTTGAtcgagagaaacaaagagagttGAATTTGCTTCTCACAGCTTTAGATGGTGGCTCTCCTCAGAGATCAGGTACTGTAGTCATACACGTCACTGTGTTAGATGCTAATGATAACGCCCCAGTGTTCAACCAGGCCGTTTATAAAACCAGTCTGCCTGAAAACTCTCCCCCAGATGCCATAGTGATTAGTGTTAGTGCTACAGACGCAGATGAAGGAGTGAATGGAGATGTGACATATCAATTCGGCCATGTATCTGATGaagatgtaaatgtattttctattgATCCCAAAACCGGAGAAATTAGAGTACCTGGTCCGATTGACTTTGAAGACAGGAGTTCTTTTGAAATAAGAGTAAAAGCTAAAGATGGTTTAGGGCTAACCTCTTACGCCAAAGTTATAATAGATGTTACTGATATAAATGACAACGCCCCGgtgatatatttaaaatcacTCTCTGACCCCATACCTGAGAACGCGTCACCTGGTACAGAGGTGGGCATCATTAACGTGCAGGACAGAGACTCTGAGAGTAACGGGCAG GTCCGCTGCTCCATTCAGCAAAACGCCCCCTTTAAGTTGGTTCCTTCTATTAAAAACTATTATTCTCTGGTGACCACAGGACAACTGGACCGTGAACTAGTGTCTGATTACAACATTACAATCACCGCCACTGACGAGGGCTCTCCACCTCTGTCCTCCTCTAAAACTGTTCAGTTATCTGTAGCAGACATCAACGACAACCCACCGGTGTTTGAGGAACAGTCCTACAGCGCATATGTggctgaaaataacaaacctggcTCCACTTTATGTTCCGTTAGTGCTCGAGACCCCGACTGGAGACAAAACGGTACAGTGATTTATTCTCTGTTACCCGGTGAGGTGAACGGTGCCCCGGTGTCCTCCTATCTGTCTGTTAACGGAGACACGGGGGTGATCCACGCTGTGAGGTCGTTTGATTATGAACAGTTCAGGAGTTTTAAAGTCCACGTGATGGCCAGAGACAACGGTTCTCCTCCGCTCAGCAGCAACGTGACCGTAAGTGTCTTCATATCGGATGTGAATGACAACTCTCCTCAGATTCTGTACCCCGCTCCGGAGGGCAACTCCTTCATGACCGAGCTGGTCCCCAAAGCTGCACACGGAGGCTCTCTGGTGTCCAAAGTGATAGCGGTGGACGCGGACTCCGGACAGAACGCCTGGCTGTCCTATCATATAGTCAAATCCACCGATCCGGGACTTTTCACTATCGGTGTCCACAGCGGAGAGATCAGGACCCAGCGGGACATTTCTGAGTCTGACAGCATGAAACAGAACCTTATTGTGGCAGTGAAAGATAACGGacagccctctctctctgccacctGCTCCATGTATTTACTTATTTCTGATAATTTGGCTGAGGTGCCAGAACTGAAGGACATTTCTTATGATGAGAAGAACTCCAAGCTGACCTCATACCTGATCATCGCGCTGGTGTCTGTGTCCACCTTTTTCCTGACCTTCATTATCATCATCCTGGGTGTGAGGTTTTGTCGCAGGAGAAAGCCCAGACTGTTGTTTGATGGAGCAGTCGCCATCCCCAGCGCTTATCTCCCTCCTAATTACGCAGATGTTGACGGCACAGGAACTTTACGCAGCACTTACAATTATGACGCCTACCTGACAACGGGTTCTAGGACCAGTGACTTTAAGTTCGTGTCATCTTACAATGACAACACACTGCCTGCTGACCAGACTCTGAGGAAAAGTCCGTCTGACTTTGCTGATCTATTTGGAGAGTCAGATGGAGAGGTAGgagtaatgtttttttcctaa
- the LOC123958207 gene encoding protocadherin gamma-A11-like: MGDKGFSALRPVLCFASFIVTLHLVNGDLSYSIPEEMKRDSVIGNIAKDLGLDLRTLSSRKVRVDFEGTRKRYCDINLSTGDLITSERIDRESLCGKKPSCVVKVDVVLENPLELHRLSLHIQDVNDNSPKFRENLIEMEIRESADKGNRFSIEEAHDADIGQNAVQRYNLQKNDNFILAVDSNKVELVLENTLDREKQRELNLLLTALDGGSPQRSGTVVIHVTVLDANDNAPVFNQAVYKTSLPENSPSDTIVISVSATDADEGVNGDVTYQFGHVSDEDINVFSIDPKTGEIRVTGVIDFEEMSSFEMRVQAKDGLGLTSYAKVIIDVTDINDNAPVIYLKSLSDPIPENASPGTEVGIINVQDRDSESNGQVRCSIQQNAPFKLVPSIKNYYSLVTTGQLDRELVSDYNITITATDEGSPPLSSSKTVQLSVADINDNPPVFEEQSYSAYVTENNKPGSTLCSVSARDPDWRQNGTVIYSLLPGEVNGAPVSSYLSVNGDTGVIHAIVKSTDPGLFTIGVHSGEIRTQRDISESDSMKQNLIVAVKDNGQPSLSATCSMYLLISDNLAEVPELKDISYDEKNSKLTSYLIIALVSVSTFFLTFIIIILGVRFCRRRKPRLLFDGAVAIPSAYLPPNYADVDGTGTLRSTYNYDAYLTTGSRTSDFKFVSSYNDNTLPADQTLRKSPTDFADPFEDLEESVEVGTVTFLFYKLPVPLNVPENSPSAFPGFAAHLRSPSRAFVQICGVLILILPFSLALLVLFKPNDPGQGYTLFFP; encoded by the exons ATGGGAGACAAAGGATTTTCAGCGCTTCGTCCGGTTCTCTGCTTCGCTTCCTTTATTGTAACGCTGCACCTCGTTAATGGAGATCTGAGTTATTCTATTCCAGAAGAGATGAAACGCGACTCTGTTATTGGAAATATAGCCAAGGATCTCGGCCTGGATCTGAGGACCTTATCTTCACGAAAGGTCCGTGTTGATTTTGAGGGAACTCGTAAGCGGTACTGTGATATCAATCTGAGTACCGGAGATTTGATCACATCAGAGAGAATTGACAGAGAAAGCCTTTGTGGAAAGAAACCGTCGTGTGTTGTGAAAGTAGATGTGGTGTTGGAAAATCCTCTGGAGCTTCATCGACTAAGTCTTCATATTCAAGATGTAAACGACAACTCTCCGAAATTCCGAGAAAATCTGATTGAAATGGAAATAAGAGAGTCAGCTGACAAGGGTAACCGCTTCTCTATCGAGGAGGCCCATGACGCAGACATAGGTCAAAATGCTGTTCAAAGGTACAACCTTCAAAAGAATGACAACTTCATTCTCGCTGTTGACAGCAACAAGGTTGAACTCGTGTTAGAGAATACACTTGAtcgagagaaacaaagagagttGAATTTGCTTCTCACAGCTTTAGATGGTGGCTCTCCTCAGAGATCAGGTACTGTAGTCATACACGTCACTGTGTTAGATGCTAATGATAACGCCCCAGTGTTCAACCAGGCCGTTTATAAAACCAGTCTGCCTGAAAACTCTCCTTCAGATACCATAGTGATTAGTGTTAGTGCTACAGACGCAGATGAAGGAGTGAATGGAGATGTGACATATCAATTCGGCCATGTATCTGATGaagatataaatgtattttctattgATCCTAAAACCGGAGAAATTAGAGTAACTGGTGTGATTGACTTTGAAGAAATGAGTTCTTTTGAAATGAGAGTGCAAGCTAAAGATGGTTTAGGGCTAACCTCTTACGCCAAAGTTATAATAGATGTTACTGATATAAATGACAACGCCCCGgtgatatatttaaaatcacTCTCTGACCCCATACCTGAGAACGCGTCACCTGGTACAGAGGTGGGCATCATTAACGTGCAGGACAGAGACTCTGAGAGTAACGGACAGGTCCGCTGCTCCATTCAGCAAAACGCCCCCTTTAAGTTGGTTCCTTCTATTAAAAACTATTATTCTCTGGTGACCACAGGACAACTGGACCGTGAACTAGTGTCTGATTACAACATTACAATCACCGCCACTGACGAGGGCTCTCCACCTCTGTCCTCCTCTAAAACTGTTCAGTTATCTGTAGCAGACATCAACGACAACCCACCGGTGTTTGAGGAACAGTCCTACAGCGCATATGTgactgaaaataacaaacctggcTCCACTTTATGTTCCGTTAGTGCTCGAGACCCCGACTGGAGACAAAACGGTACAGTGATTTATTCTCTGTTACCCGGTGAGGTGAACGGTGCCCCGGTGTCCTCCTATCTGTCTGTTAACGGAGACACGGGGGTGATCCACGCT ATAGTCAAATCCACTGATCCGGGACTTTTCACTATCGGTGTCCACAGCGGAGAGATCAGGACCCAGCGGGACATTTCTGAGTCTGACAGCATGAAACAGAACCTTATTGTGGCAGTGAAAGATAACGGacagccctctctctctgccacctGCTCCATGTATTTACTTATTTCTGATAACTTGGCTGAGGTGCCAGAACTGAAGGACATTTCTTATGATGAGAAGAACTCCAAGCTGACGTCATACCTGATCATCGCGCTGGTGTCTGTGTCCACCTTTTTCCTGACCTTCATTATCATCATCCTGGGTGTGAGGTTTTGTCGCAGGAGAAAGCCCAGACTGTTGTTTGATGGAGCAGTCGCCATCCCCAGCGCTTATCTCCCTCCTAATTACGCAGATGTTGACGGCACAGGAACTTTACGCAGCACTTACAATTATGACGCCTACCTGACAACGGGTTCTAGGACCAGTGACTTTAAGTTCGTTTCATCTTACAATGACAACACACTGCCTGCTGACCAGACTCTGAGGAAAAGTCCGACTGACTTTGCTGATCCCTTCGAAGATTTAGAGGAGTCTGTAGAGGTAGGAAccgttacatttttattctaCAAGCTCCCAGTTCCTTTGAACGTACCAGAAAATTCACCTAGTGCCTTTCCAGGATTTGCGGCACATCTAAGATCGCCTTCAAGGGCTTTTGTCCAGATCTGCGGCGTCCTAATCCTTATATTACCTTTTTCCTTAGCCTTATTAGTTTTATTCAAACCGAATGACCCTGGCCAGGGTTACACTCTCTTTTTCCCTTAA
- the LOC123958206 gene encoding protocadherin gamma-B2-like, which yields MGDKGFSALRPVLCFASFIVTLHLVNGDLSYSIPEEMKRDSVIGNIAKDLGLDLRTLSSRKVRVDFEGTRKRYCDINLSTGDLITSERIDRESLCGKKPSCVVKVDVVLENPLELHRLSLHIQDVNDNSPQFNDDLIEMEIRESSEKGNRFSIEEAHDTDIGQNAVQRYNLQKNDNFILAVDSSKVELVLENKLDREKQRELNLLLTALDGGSPQRSGTVVIHVTVLDANDNAPVFSQAVYKTSLPENSPPDTIVISVSATDADEGVNGDVTYQFGHVSDEDVNIFSIDPKTGEIRVTGPIDFEEMSSFEIRVKAKDGLGLTSYAKVIIDVTDINDNAPVIYLKSLSDPIPENVSPGTEVGIINVQDRDSESNGQVRCSIQQNAPFKLVPSIKNYYSLVTTGQLDRELVSDYNITITATDEGSPPLSSSKTVQLSVADINDNPPVFEEQSYSAYVAENNKPGSTLCSVSARDPDWRNLIVAVKDNGQPSLSATCSMYLLISDNLAEVPELKDISYDEKNSKLTSYLIIALVSVSTFFLTFIIIILGVRFCRRRKPRLLFDGAVAIPSAYLPPNYADVDGTGTLRSTYNYDAYLTTGSRTSDFKFVSSYNDNTLPADQTLRKSPTDFADPFEDLEESLEVGSV from the exons ATGGGAGACAAAGGATTTTCAGCGCTTCGTCCGGTTCTCTGCTTCGCTTCCTTTATTGTAACGCTGCACCTCGTTAATGGAGATCTGAGTTATTCTATTCCAGAAGAGATGAAACGCGACTCTGTTATTGGAAATATAGCCAAGGATCTCGGCCTGGATCTGAGGACCTTATCTTCACGAAAGGTCCGTGTTGATTTTGAGGGAACTCGTAAGCGGTACTGTGATATCAATCTGAGTACCGGAGATTTGATCACATCAGAGAGAATTGACAGAGAAAGCCTTTGTGGAAAGAAACCGTCGTGTGTTGTGAAAGTAGATGTGGTGTTGGAAAATCCTCTGGAGCTTCATCGACTAAGTCTTCATATTCAAGATGTAAATGACAACTCTCCGCAGTTCAACGACGATTTGATTGAAATGGAAATAAGAGAGTCTTCTGAAAAGGGCAACCGCTTCTCTATCGAGGAGGCCCATGACACAGATATAGGTCAAAATGCTGTTCAAAGGTACAACCTTCAAAAGAATGACAACTTTATTCTCGCTGTTGACAGCAGCAAGGTTGAGCTCGTATTGGAGAATAAGCTCGAtcgagagaaacaaagagagttGAATTTGCTTCTCACAGCATTAGATGGTGGCTCTCCTCAGAGATCAGGTACTGTAGTCATACACGTCACTGTGTTAGATGCTAATGATAACGCCCCAGTGTTCAGCCAGGCCGTTTATAAAACCAGTCTGCCTGAAAACTCTCCTCCAGATACCATAGTGATAAGTGTTAGTGCTACTGACGCAGATGAAGGAGTGAATGGAGATGTGACATATCAATTCGGCCATGTATCTGATGAagatgtaaatatattttctattgATCCTAAAACCGGAGAAATTAGAGTAACTGGTCCGATTGACTTTGAAGAAATGAGTTCTTTTGAAATAAGAGTGAAAGCTAAAGATGGTTTAGGGCTAACCTCTTACGCCAAAGTTATAATAGATGTTACTGATATAAATGACAACGCCCCGgtgatatatttaaaatcacTCTCTGACCCCATACCTGAGAACGTGTCACCTGGTACAGAGGTGGGCATCATTAACGTGCAGGACAGAGACTCTGAGAGTAACGGACAGGTCCGCTGCTCCATTCAGCAAAACGCCCCCTTTAAGTTGGTTCCTTCTATTAAAAACTATTATTCTCTGGTGACCACAGGACAACTGGACCGTGAACTAGTGTCTGATTACAACATTACAATCACCGCCACTGACGAGGGCTCTCCACCTCTGTCCTCCTCTAAAACTGTTCAGTTATCTGTAGCAGACATCAACGACAACCCACCGGTGTTTGAGGAACAGTCCTACAGCGCATATGTggctgaaaataacaaacctggcTCCACTTTATGTTCCGTTAGTGCTCGAGACCCCGACTGGAGA AACCTTATTGTGGCAGTGAAAGATAACGGacagccctctctctctgccacctGCTCCATGTATTTACTTATTTCTGATAACTTGGCTGAGGTGCCAGAACTGAAGGACATTTCTTATGATGAGAAGAACTCCAAGCTGACCTCATACCTGATCATCGCGCTGGTGTCTGTGTCCACCTTTTTCCTGACCTTCATTATCATCATCCTGGGTGTGAGGTTTTGTCGCAGGAGAAAGCCCAGACTGTTGTTTGATGGAGCAGTCGCCATCCCCAGCGCTTATCTCCCTCCTAATTACGCAGATGTTGACGGCACAGGAACTTTACGCAGCACTTACAATTATGACGCCTACCTGACAACGGGTTCTAGGACCAGTGACTTTAAGTTCGTGTCATCTTACAATGACAACACACTGCCTGCCGACCAGACTCTGAGGAAAAGTCCGACTGACTTTGCTGATCCCTTCGAAGATTTAGAGGAGTCTCTAGAGGTAGGATCCGTTTGA